GTGGGTGACCGGCGGCGAGTCCGCCGAGCTGGCGCTCGCGCTGTGGGCGGCGGGCGAGCCGGACCGCGCCGCCACGGTCCTGCGGTCCATCCAGCACCTGCGCGACCCCGCCTCCGGCCTGTACTGGACCGGGTACGTCTACGCCGACGATGCGGTGTGGCCCGAGGAGCTGACCACCTGGACCGCCGGCGCGCTGCTGCTCGCCGTGGCCGCGCTCGGCGGCGACGAGGCGACCCGCGCGGTGTTCGGCGGCGCGGACCTGCCGCGGGGACTCGACCCGGAGTGCTGCACGCAGGGCGTCTGAGCCCGGCCCCGTCCCGCCGGCGGGGCAACTCGGGCGCCACCCGCTCGCGTTATGATGCCCGGCCTGTCTGCCCAGGGAGCATCGATGGCCGTTGGACCGGCGACCGGCGACACCGTCTACGAACCCGTCCCCTACTGGGCGAGGATCCCGCACGGCATCTGGCTGCGGGAGGCCACCTCCGTCGCGGTCGACTCGGACGACCGGGTCTACGTCTTCAACCGAGGCAACATGCCCGTCCTCGTCCTCGACCGCGACGGCGACCTCGTCGACATGTGGGGCAACGACACCCCGTTCGACGGCACGGAACGCGTCGAGGACCCGTACGGGAACACGCTGCACCGCTGGAGGGGCTGCCGGTTCCTGCGCCCGCACGCCGTCACGGTCGACCACGAGGACAACCTCTGGCTCGTCGACGACATCGGCAACCGCGTCACCAAGACCGACCGGAAGGGCCGGACGCTCCTCACCCTCGGCACCGGCCGCCCCACCGGCTTCCACAGCGGAGACCCCTTCAACCGCCCCACGGACGTGGCCGTCTCACCGGCCACCGGAGACGTCTTCGTGTCGGACGGCTACGGCAACTCGCGCGTCCACCGCTACGACGCGTCCGGCGCCCTGCGCACCTCCTGGGGCGCGCCCGGTACCGATCCCGGCGAGTTCAGCCTGCCGCACGGCGTGGCCGTGCTCGGGGACGGCGGAGTGATCGTCTGCGACCGCGAGAACCACCGCGTCCAGGTCTTCTCGCGGGACGGGGAGTTCAGGACGTCGTGGCACGCGCACCGGGCCGTCGCCGTCTGTGTGGGCCGCGGCGCTGACACCGGCGTCTACGTCGCCGAGCAGGGCCCGCCGCCGGTCCAGCACGGGGTGCCGAACGTCGGCCACAAGATCCAGATCTACGACCCCTCGGGCCGCCGGATCACCCGGTTCGGCGCCGCGCTGCCGGGGGAGGCACCTGATCGTTTCAACTGGCTGCACAGCATCGCCGTCGACTCCGAGGGCAGCGTCTACGCCGCGGAGGTCTCCTACGTGGAGGTCGGCAGCAAGCTGACGCCACCGCGGGAGATGGTGAGCCTGCGCAAGTGGCGCCGGGTGCGGGGCTGACCGTGGCCCCGGGCGGCCGCTCGGCGGCCGCCCGGGCGCACGGATCGGCACCGGTGCCGGATCAGTTCCGGTGCAGGCGGTGGGCCACCGCGTGGCCGACGAGGAGGTAGACGACGGCGGCCAGGCCGTAGCCGGCGACCACGCGCTCCCATGCCTCGTCGAAGGTGAACAGGTCGTGCGACCAGCCCGCGAGCCAGTTCGCCGCGTTGCGGACGGCGTGCACCAGGTCGTTGCCCGGGTTCGCGTCCAACAGGTACATCAGGATCCACAGGCCGAGTATGAAGGCGAGGACGTCGGCGACGACCGCGACGACCGTGCCGGCCTGGGCTGAGCCGTTGCGTGATCGAGACATGTACATGAGGGTTGCCCGTCGCCTCTGCCCAAAACCTT
The nucleotide sequence above comes from Streptomyces sp. TS71-3. Encoded proteins:
- a CDS encoding peptidyl-alpha-hydroxyglycine alpha-amidating lyase family protein, with translation MAVGPATGDTVYEPVPYWARIPHGIWLREATSVAVDSDDRVYVFNRGNMPVLVLDRDGDLVDMWGNDTPFDGTERVEDPYGNTLHRWRGCRFLRPHAVTVDHEDNLWLVDDIGNRVTKTDRKGRTLLTLGTGRPTGFHSGDPFNRPTDVAVSPATGDVFVSDGYGNSRVHRYDASGALRTSWGAPGTDPGEFSLPHGVAVLGDGGVIVCDRENHRVQVFSRDGEFRTSWHAHRAVAVCVGRGADTGVYVAEQGPPPVQHGVPNVGHKIQIYDPSGRRITRFGAALPGEAPDRFNWLHSIAVDSEGSVYAAEVSYVEVGSKLTPPREMVSLRKWRRVRG